In Mesorhizobium sp. 113-3-3, a genomic segment contains:
- a CDS encoding glutamine synthetase family protein has translation MLDKNTNTATNDPKAWLAQHGINEVECLVPDMNGVLRGKALPTAKFLKALEDRALYLPSSAFLVSIDGRYSGSIDEGFAYSDPDMRMVPDVSTLCLAPGAGAGKAYVFADAFHMDGRPWMASPRHVLRAVLDLYRQRGWRAVVAPEVEFYLTAPNPDPDRPLTAPVGSNGRAETVQHPYDMVALEEFEPVIRRVYDYAAAAGLPLDTLIHESGTAQLEINLLHGDALPLADQVLLFKRLTRQAAQQCGMHATFMAKPIAAQAGSSMHLHMSVIDEAGNALFASDDDADTEMFGHFIGGLQTYVPEIMPLFAPNVNSFRRIRPNHSAPANIEWSHDNRSCGLRVPAGGRAARRVENRLPGADSNPYLAIAGSLLAGYLGVEQKLARSAEATGNAYKIKSTLPKTMEEALDRFTACEPVRKLLGEDFFQTYLRVKSVELDLFQSVVTSWERDHLLLKV, from the coding sequence CGCGACCAACGACCCCAAGGCCTGGCTGGCCCAGCACGGCATCAACGAGGTCGAATGCCTGGTGCCCGACATGAACGGCGTGCTGCGCGGCAAGGCGCTGCCGACGGCGAAATTCCTCAAGGCGCTGGAAGACCGCGCGCTCTATCTGCCGAGCAGCGCTTTTCTCGTCAGCATCGACGGCCGCTATTCCGGCTCGATCGACGAGGGCTTTGCCTATTCCGACCCGGACATGCGCATGGTGCCTGACGTTTCGACGCTGTGCCTGGCACCGGGCGCGGGCGCTGGCAAAGCCTATGTCTTCGCCGACGCCTTCCACATGGACGGCAGGCCGTGGATGGCCTCGCCGCGCCATGTGCTGCGCGCCGTGCTCGATCTCTACCGCCAGCGCGGCTGGCGCGCGGTGGTGGCGCCGGAAGTCGAATTCTACCTCACCGCGCCCAACCCCGATCCGGACAGGCCATTGACCGCGCCGGTCGGCAGCAATGGCCGCGCGGAAACTGTGCAGCATCCCTATGACATGGTGGCACTGGAAGAATTCGAGCCGGTTATCCGCCGCGTCTATGATTATGCCGCGGCCGCCGGTCTGCCGCTCGATACGCTGATCCATGAATCGGGGACGGCACAGCTGGAGATCAATCTCCTGCATGGCGACGCGCTGCCGCTGGCCGACCAGGTGCTTTTGTTCAAGCGGCTGACGCGCCAGGCCGCGCAGCAATGCGGCATGCACGCCACTTTCATGGCCAAGCCGATCGCCGCGCAAGCGGGCAGCTCGATGCACCTGCACATGTCGGTCATCGACGAGGCGGGCAACGCGCTGTTTGCCAGCGACGATGATGCCGACACCGAGATGTTCGGCCATTTCATCGGCGGCCTGCAGACATACGTGCCGGAGATCATGCCGCTGTTCGCGCCCAACGTGAACTCGTTCCGCCGGATCCGGCCGAACCACAGCGCGCCGGCCAACATCGAATGGTCGCACGACAACCGCTCCTGCGGCCTGCGCGTGCCGGCCGGTGGGCGTGCGGCACGGCGCGTGGAGAACCGGCTGCCGGGCGCCGATTCCAATCCCTATCTGGCGATCGCCGGATCGCTGCTTGCCGGCTATCTCGGCGTCGAGCAGAAACTCGCGCGCTCGGCGGAAGCCACGGGCAATGCCTACAAGATCAAGAGCACGCTGCCGAAAACCATGGAGGAGGCGCTCGACCGATTCACCGCCTGCGAGCCGGTGCGCAAACTGCTGGGCGAGGACTTCTTCCAGACCTATCTGCGCGTCAAGAGCGTCGAGCTCGACCTGTTCCAGAGCGTGGTGACGAGCTGGGAACGCGACCATCTGCTGCTGAAGGTGTGA